A genome region from Streptomyces antimycoticus includes the following:
- the mtrB gene encoding MtrAB system histidine kinase MtrB: protein MGRPDPAGEIPLLRRLWSGGHLLPDGASGGPAHPVIRLFGRWVRRPLLPAARLWRRNIQLRVVATTLLMSLGVVLLLGLVVIGQVRNGLLDAKRHAAQGQAVGGFEVAEQMADRKSDSRGQDGPGAGPEDSGAWLNALVEQLSSGGKGAYSVVALSSDSGETPYVASRGPRASGDVQPDSVPADLRRRVDEGRTAPYERYGKIVHAGSGDSEPALIIGKRLDDNNGDAYQLYYLFPFSQEEKSLSLVKGTLATAGVFVVVLLGAIAWVVVRQVVTPVRMAAGISERLAAGLLQERMKVTGEDDIARLGESFNKMAQNLQLKIQQLEELSRMQRRFVSDVSHELRTPLTTVRMAADVIYEAREDFDPITARSAELLWGQVDRFESLLSDLLEISRFDAGAAALEAEPIDLRDVVHRVVDGAEPLAEAKGTRILVRGAEAPVIAEADTRRVERVLRNLVVNAVEHGEGRDVVVRLATAGGAVAVAVRDYGVGLKPGEATRVFNRFWRADPARARTTGGTGLGLSIAVEDARLHGGWLQAWGEPGGGSQFRLTVPRTAGDVLRGSPIPLEPEDSRRNRRTDDAGAPQPAAERLAAVPAQPRSALPAEAAAPSADPTALPGNGSRVVRGAPETPSDGSRGGRAPAARPTTSNEGEGRPRGR, encoded by the coding sequence ATGGGGCGGCCCGACCCGGCGGGTGAGATACCGCTGCTGCGGAGGTTGTGGAGCGGTGGACATCTGCTGCCCGACGGGGCCTCCGGAGGGCCGGCCCATCCGGTGATCCGGCTGTTCGGACGGTGGGTGCGCCGTCCGCTGCTGCCCGCTGCCCGGCTGTGGCGGCGGAACATCCAGTTGCGGGTGGTCGCCACCACGCTGCTGATGTCGCTCGGTGTGGTGCTGCTGCTGGGCCTGGTGGTCATCGGACAGGTGCGCAACGGTCTGCTGGACGCCAAGCGCCATGCGGCGCAGGGGCAGGCCGTCGGCGGGTTCGAGGTGGCCGAGCAGATGGCCGACCGCAAGAGCGATTCCCGTGGCCAGGACGGGCCGGGGGCCGGTCCCGAAGACTCCGGCGCCTGGCTGAACGCGCTGGTGGAGCAGCTCTCCAGTGGCGGCAAGGGCGCGTATTCGGTGGTGGCGCTCAGCTCCGACTCCGGTGAGACGCCCTATGTGGCCAGCCGGGGGCCGCGGGCCTCCGGCGATGTCCAGCCGGACAGCGTGCCCGCTGATCTGCGCCGTCGGGTGGACGAGGGCCGGACGGCGCCGTACGAGCGCTACGGAAAGATCGTGCACGCGGGCTCCGGCGACTCCGAGCCCGCGCTGATCATCGGCAAGCGTCTGGACGACAACAACGGCGACGCCTACCAGCTCTACTACCTCTTCCCGTTCAGCCAGGAGGAGAAGTCGCTGAGCCTGGTCAAGGGCACCCTGGCCACGGCCGGGGTGTTCGTGGTGGTGCTGCTGGGGGCCATCGCCTGGGTGGTGGTCCGGCAGGTCGTGACGCCCGTAAGGATGGCGGCGGGGATCTCCGAGCGGCTGGCGGCCGGTCTGCTCCAGGAGCGGATGAAGGTCACCGGTGAGGACGACATCGCCCGCCTGGGGGAGTCGTTCAACAAGATGGCGCAGAACCTCCAGCTCAAGATTCAGCAGCTGGAGGAGCTCTCCCGGATGCAGCGCCGCTTCGTCTCCGATGTCTCCCATGAGCTGCGCACCCCGCTGACGACCGTAAGGATGGCGGCGGACGTCATTTACGAGGCGCGTGAGGACTTCGACCCGATCACCGCGCGCTCCGCCGAGCTGCTGTGGGGCCAGGTCGACCGCTTCGAGTCGCTGCTCAGCGATCTGCTGGAGATCAGCCGGTTCGACGCGGGCGCGGCGGCGCTGGAGGCCGAGCCGATCGATCTGCGCGATGTGGTGCACCGGGTGGTGGACGGGGCCGAGCCGCTCGCCGAGGCCAAGGGCACCCGGATCCTGGTGCGGGGCGCCGAGGCGCCGGTGATCGCGGAGGCGGACACCCGCCGTGTCGAGCGGGTGCTGCGCAATCTGGTGGTCAACGCCGTGGAGCACGGTGAGGGCCGCGATGTGGTCGTGCGGCTGGCGACGGCGGGCGGTGCGGTGGCCGTCGCGGTGCGGGACTACGGCGTCGGGCTCAAGCCCGGCGAGGCGACGCGGGTGTTCAACCGCTTCTGGCGGGCCGATCCGGCCCGTGCGCGCACCACCGGCGGCACCGGGCTCGGCCTGTCGATCGCGGTGGAGGACGCGCGGCTGCACGGCGGCTGGCTGCAGGCGTGGGGTGAGCCCGGCGGCGGTTCGCAGTTCCGGCTGACGGTGCCGCGCACCGCGGGCGATGTGCTGCGCGGCTCGCCGATCCCGCTGGAGCCCGAGGACTCCCGGCGTAACCGCCGTACGGATGACGCCGGGGCCCCGCAGCCCGCGGCGGAGCGGCTGGCGGCGGTGCCCGCGCAGCCGCGGTCCGCGCTGCCCGCCGAAGCCGCGGCGCCGTCGGCCGACCCCACGGCTCTGCCGGGCAATGGGTCGCGGGTGGTGCGCGGTGCCCCGGAGACGCCGTCCGACGGGTCGCGGGGCGGCAGGGCGCCGGCCGCCCGGCCGACGACATCGAACGAAGGGGAGGGCCGCCCTCGTGGGCGCTGA
- the mtnA gene encoding S-methyl-5-thioribose-1-phosphate isomerase — MADQRPVSPEAPIPPTALALRWEEPPEGPVLVLLDQTRLPAEEVDLVCTDVPALVEAIRSLAVRGAPLLGLAGAYGIALAAARGFDVDEAAESLAHARPTAVNLGYGVRRAVAAYHAAIRDDADDAQAAAAALAEARALHREDAEASDRMAAHGQALLDELLPAGGHRILTHCNTGALVSGGEGTALAVVKAVHRAGQLRRLWVDETRPLLQGARLTAYEAARAGMAYTLLADNAAGSLFAAGEVDAVLIGADRIAADGSVANKVGSYPLAVLARYHHVPFVVVAPTTTVDPATPDGASIEVEQRPGHEVTDITIPYASIAGHEAGTGVPVAPLGTQAHNPAFDVTPPELVTAIVTEDGVISPVTADGIAELWSRSRSGNGMMSI, encoded by the coding sequence ATGGCTGATCAGCGTCCGGTGTCCCCGGAAGCCCCCATACCTCCCACCGCCTTGGCGCTGCGCTGGGAGGAGCCCCCAGAGGGGCCCGTACTGGTACTTCTCGACCAGACCCGGCTGCCCGCCGAAGAGGTCGATCTGGTGTGCACCGATGTGCCGGCGCTGGTGGAGGCGATCCGCTCCCTCGCCGTGCGCGGCGCCCCGCTGCTCGGCCTCGCCGGGGCATACGGGATCGCGCTCGCCGCGGCCCGGGGTTTCGATGTGGACGAGGCCGCCGAATCGCTCGCCCATGCCCGTCCCACGGCCGTCAACCTCGGCTATGGCGTTCGCCGGGCCGTCGCCGCGTATCACGCGGCGATCCGGGACGACGCGGACGATGCTCAGGCCGCCGCGGCCGCCCTCGCCGAGGCCCGGGCCCTGCACCGGGAGGATGCCGAGGCCAGCGACCGCATGGCGGCCCATGGTCAAGCGCTCCTCGATGAGCTGTTGCCTGCCGGTGGTCACCGGATCCTCACGCACTGCAACACCGGCGCACTGGTCTCCGGAGGCGAGGGGACCGCCCTCGCCGTGGTCAAGGCGGTGCACCGGGCGGGGCAGCTGCGGCGGCTCTGGGTGGACGAGACCCGGCCCCTGCTCCAGGGGGCGCGGTTGACCGCGTACGAGGCGGCGCGGGCCGGTATGGCGTACACGCTGCTCGCCGACAATGCGGCGGGTTCGCTGTTCGCGGCGGGTGAGGTGGACGCGGTGCTGATCGGGGCGGACCGGATCGCCGCGGACGGCTCGGTGGCCAACAAGGTGGGCAGCTATCCGCTCGCGGTGCTGGCCCGCTACCACCATGTGCCGTTTGTGGTGGTCGCCCCGACCACCACGGTGGACCCGGCCACTCCCGACGGAGCCTCGATCGAGGTCGAGCAGCGTCCTGGACATGAGGTGACAGACATCACAATTCCTTACGCCTCCATCGCCGGGCACGAGGCGGGCACCGGAGTGCCGGTCGCTCCGCTGGGGACACAGGCCCACAATCCGGCTTTCGACGTCACACCACCGGAGTTGGTGACGGCGATTGTCACCGAGGACGGTGTGATCTCTCCGGTCACAGCGGACGGTATCGCCGAGCTGTGGTCCAGGTCACGATCGGGTAATGGGATGATGTCGATATGA
- the mtrA gene encoding two-component system response regulator MtrA yields the protein MKGRVLVVDDDTALAEMLGIVLRGEGFEPSFVSDGDKALAAFRETKPDLVLLDLMLPGRDGIEVCRLIRAESGVPIVMLTAKSDTVDVVVGLESGADDYIVKPFKPKELVARIRARLRRSEEPAPEQLAIGDLVIDVAGHSVKRDGQSIALTPLEFDLLVALARKPWQVFTREVLLEQVWGYRHAADTRLVNVHVQRLRSKVEKDPERPEIVVTVRGVGYKAGPS from the coding sequence ATGAAGGGACGCGTCCTTGTCGTCGACGACGACACCGCACTGGCAGAGATGCTTGGCATCGTGCTGCGCGGCGAAGGCTTTGAACCGTCGTTCGTGTCGGACGGCGACAAGGCTCTTGCCGCCTTCCGCGAGACCAAGCCGGATCTGGTGCTGCTCGATCTGATGCTGCCCGGCCGGGACGGCATCGAGGTCTGCCGGCTGATCCGGGCCGAGTCAGGGGTGCCGATCGTGATGCTCACGGCCAAGAGCGACACGGTCGATGTGGTGGTCGGGCTCGAGTCCGGGGCGGATGACTACATCGTCAAGCCGTTCAAGCCGAAGGAGCTGGTGGCCCGGATCCGGGCCCGGCTGCGGCGTTCCGAGGAGCCGGCGCCGGAGCAGCTGGCCATAGGCGATCTGGTGATCGATGTGGCGGGGCATTCGGTGAAGCGGGACGGCCAGTCGATAGCGCTGACTCCGCTGGAGTTCGATCTTCTGGTGGCGCTGGCCCGTAAGCCGTGGCAGGTGTTCACCCGTGAGGTGCTGCTGGAGCAGGTCTGGGGCTATCGGCATGCCGCCGACACCCGGCTGGTGAATGTGCATGTGCAGCGGCTGCGGTCCAAGGTCGAGAAGGACCCGGAGCGGCCGGAGATCGTGGTGACCGTTCGCGGTGTCGGCTACAAGGCCGGGCCAAGCTGA